Sequence from the Lysobacter capsici genome:
AGCCAAGCGCGATGCGAGCCGCTATGCGATGAGCCCGGCCGAGATCGCTCGCATTACCGAACAGGCCAAGCGCGACGCGAGCCGTTACGCGATGAGCCCGGCCGAGATCGCGCGCATCACCGAGCAGGCCAAGCGCGAAGCGCAGGTCGAGGTGTGGCGCTGACGGTGTCGGGTGGCCGCGCGGCGACGCGATGAGCGCGCCAGCGCAATGTCGTCGAGCGCGCGAGCGTACAAGCGACGCCACCACGACGGAATAATCGGACCTGGTAAATAAAAAGACCCGCCAATGGCGGGTCTTTTCGTTCCGGCATGAGACGCAAGCGGTCGATGATCGAGCGCCGGACCGCGAAAGCGATGTTCCGGGCGATGCCCGTTCGTCGCCGCTGCGCGATCAGCCGCGGCCCTGCACTAGCGTGCCGATGTTCTCGCCGCGCAGGATCTTCAGCAGCACGCCCGGCTGGCCCATGTCGAAGATGCGCAGCGGCAGTTCGCTGTCGCGGCACAGCGCGAACGCGGCGGTGTCCATGACCTGCAGGTCGCGGGTGATCACCTCGTCGTAGCTGAGCTTGTCGAAGCGCACCGCGTCGCTGTGCTTCTTCGGGTCCTTGTCGTACACGCCGTCGACCTTGGTCGCCTTGAGCAGCAGGTCCGCGCCGATCTCGATCGCGCGCAGCGCGGCGCCCGAGTCGGTGGTGAAGAACGGGCTGCCGACGCCGGCGGCGAAGATCGCCAGACGGCCTTTTTCCAGATGACGGATGGCGCGGCGGCGGATGTAGTCCTCGCACACGTCGTTGATCTTGATCGCGCTCATCACCCGCACCTTGGCGCCGAGCTTTTCCAGCGAATCCTGCATCGCCAGCGCGTTGATCACGGTGGCCAGCATGCCCATCTGGTCGCCGGTGACCCGGTCCATGCCGCCGGCCGCCAAGCCCGCGCCGCGGAAGATGTTGCCGCCGCCGATCACCAGCGCGATTTCGGCGCCGGCCTGCTGCACTTCGATGACTTCGCGCGCGAGCCGGCCGATCACCTTGGGGTCGATGCCGTAGTCCTCATCGCCCATCAATGCTTCGCCGGAGAGTTTCAACAGGACACGGCGATACACGAGCTGGGACATGGGCGGTCTCGGGGGAGGCGGAAAACGTGGCGGATTGTAGCTCAAGCGCCGCGCGCGCAGGCATGCGCGAACGGGCCGCTACGCGATGGCCGGGTCGGCGCCGCACCTGTCCAGGCCGTCGCCGGGCGCGGATCGGCCGGGTGGAGCGAGGCGGGACGCCGCGGTCGCGCCGATTTGCGCCATGCGGCGGTCGGGCGCGCGCGGCGTTCGAAAACCGTGATGTAAAAGGCGGACACGGGAGGACCGGGTATGATCCGGCCGCCGGTCCAGCCACTGGAACCGCCGCCGCGCGCGCCCACCGTGAGGTCGCCGCCGCGCATTACCCAAGGAGATGGAAAGTGTCGATCAAGAACCTCAACGAATTCGTCGAAGCGTCCAAGCAGAAGGATCTGAGCCAGGAAGCCTTCGAACTGGAAAGCTCGCACCTGCTGGAAGTCAAGCTCAACGGCCGCGTCTGGGCCAAGTCCGGCTCGATGGTCGCCTACCGCGGCGGCGTCAAGTTCGTCCGCCAGGGCATGCTCGAACAGGGCCTGGGCAACCTGCTGAAGAAGGCGATCAGCGGCGAAGGCACCCAGCTGATGAAGATGGAAGGCCAGGGCCGGGTCTACATCGCCGATGCCGGCAAGAAGATCACCCTGCTGCGCCTGGCCGGCGAGTCGATCTTCGTCAACGGCAACGACGTGCTCGCCTATGAAGACGGCGTGCAATCGGACATCAAGATGATGCGCAAGGTCTCGGGCATGATGTCCGGCGGCCTGTTCAACATCAAACTCAGCGGCAGCGGCGTGGTCGCGATCACCTCGCACTACGAGCCGCTGACCCTGGCGGTGACCCCGGACCAGCCGGTGTTCACCGACCCGAACGCGACCGTCGCCTGGTCCGGCGGCCTGAGCCCGGACATCGTCACCGATATCTCGCTGGGCACGCTGTTCGGCCGCGGCTCGGGCGAGAGCATCCAGCTCAAGTTCTCCGGCACCGGCTGGGTGGTGGTGCAGCCGTACGAAGAAGTGTATTTCCAGCAGACCAGCTGATCGCGACAGCGTGAACCGGCGCGCGTCGTTTCGGCGGCGCGCGCTTCGGGAGTCGTGGCCCGTGTTTGAATCTGCAAGGAGTGCACGGATGAAGACAGCGATGCGCTTGTGCCTCGGCGGCGCGTGGGTGTTGCTGGCGGCTTCGGCCGCCGCCGGACCGCCGTCCTCGACGCCGGTCGGCGACATCGGGGCGGGAAGCCCTTGCGAATCGATCGGCGAAGTTCGCGGGCTCAAGCTGGGCGGCGACGGTTTTCTCGCCGTGCGCGCCGGGCCCGGTAGCGAGCATGCGCTGCTCGACAAGCTCGGCAACGGCCGCCGGGTTTACCTGTGCCGCGGCGAGGGACGATGGGTGTCGGTGTTGTATCCCGACCCGGGTTCGAAGGACGCGCGCTGCCTCGCGGAGTCGGCCGATATCGGCAAGTATCGCGGCCCGTGCAAATCCGGCTGGGTTCATTGGAACTGGATCGGGATCATCGCCGGCTGAGGCTGCGCGCGCTCGACTGCGGGCGACGACAGGAGATTGAACATGAGTAAACGCATGTGGACGGGATCGATGCTGGCCGTGGCGCTGCTTGCGCCGGTCGCGCAGGCGAGGGCGCCCGCGGCGGTGCCGGTGCGGGTCGGAGGCGACGAGGTGCTGGATGCCTGCGGTTCGCTCGCGCAGGTCACCGGTCTGAGGGCCGACGGCGACGGGTTTCTCGCGGTGCGCGCCGGGCCGGGCGCTGCGTACGCGATGCTCGACAAGCTCGGCAACGGCCGCGAGGTGTATCTGTGCGATAGCGCAGACGGCGATCGGTGGCTTGCGATCGTCTATCCCACCGCGCCCGGGATGAAGTGCGAGGTCGGCGCGCCGATCGCCCGCAAGCAGGTGTATCGGGGGCCTTGCAAGGCGGGGTGGGTCAGGTCGGCTTGGGTTGTGGTGATGGCGGGTTGAGGTTTCAGCGCTATCGCGCCAGAACTTCATGCCCGCAAAGGCGGGCTCGGCTTTATTTCGGCGTAGCCGAATATTCAGCGGCTTCAGCGCCATCCCTCAAGAACGTCATTCCCGCGAAGGCGGGCGTTGCTTTACTTCGGCGAAGCCGAACATCCAGAGACTTCAGCGCCATCTCTCAAGAACGTCATTCCCGCGAACGCGGGAATCCAGTGCCTTTCGTGCGAGAACGCTTGAAGTCACTGGATTCCCGCGTTCGCGGGAATGACGGTAGGGAAGTGCGTTGGAACGTGGGAGTTCGTCGCTTCGGACAACTTGCGCAACCCGCAGCGATAGAGCGTCACGCTCTACTCGACCCTCGACCCTCGACCCTCGACTCCCAAACCCCAAACCCCAAACCCCAAACCCCAAACCCCGATTCCCAAATCCCACCCAAAGAAAAAGGCCGCGAACTTCGCGGCCTTTCTCGTACTGCAGCTTGAAACCCGCGGAATGGCTTACGCCAGACCCGCCTGCTTCATGACTTCGGCGGCGAAGTCGTCGACCTGCTTCTCGATGCCTTCGCCGACCGCGATGCGCTGCATGCTGACCACGTCGGCGCCGGCGGCCTTGAGCACCTGCTCGACGGTCTGATCGGTGTTCAGCACGTACGGCTGGCCGTACAGGGTGACTTCGTTGACGATCTTGGCGATCTTGCCGCCGATGATCTTCTCCAGGATGTCGGCCGGCTTGGACTTGTCCTTGTCGGACATCTTCGCCAGTTCGATTTCCTTTTCCTTCGCCACGAAGTCGGCTGGCACGTCGCTGGCCTTGATGTGCGGCGGGTTCATCGCCGCGACATGCATCGCCAGGCCGCGCGCCAGGTCGGCATCGCCGCCCTTGAGCTCGATCAGCACGCCGATGCGGCCGCCGTGCACATACGCGGCGACGTTGTTGGCGCTGTCGATCTGGATCAGGCGACGCACCTGCAGGTTCTCGCCGACCTTGGCGATGACCGCGGCGCGGGTTTCTTCGACGGTCTCGCCGGAGGCCAGCTTGACCGCCTTGAGCGCCTCGGCATCGGCCGCGCCCGAGGACAGCGCGGCTTGCGCCACGGTCTCGGTGAAGGTCAGGAAGTTCGCGTCCTTGGCGACGAAGTCGGTCTCGGAGTTGATCTCGACCAGCACGGCCTTGCCGCCGTCCTGGGCGACCGCGATGCGGCCTTCGGCGGCCACGCGGCCGGCCTTCTTGTCGGCCTTGGCCAGGCCCGACTTGCGCAGCCATTCGGCCGCGGCGTCGATGTCGCCGTTGTTTTCGACCAGCGCCTTCTTGCACTCCATCATGCCGGCGCCGGTGCGCTCGCGGAGTTCCTTGACCAGGGAAGCGGAAATATCAGCCATTGGGGTTACCTCAGGTATACGTGTTGCCCCGCAGAAGCGGCGCAAGCCGCGACTGGCATCGCCGGGATGCGGCGACGATCGCGGCTTGCGCCGCTTCTGCGAGGTTGGATGGTGCGTATCGCAGCCGCGCACTATGACGCGGCTGCGTTACCGGGCGCTGACGACGGCCGCGATTACTCGGCGGCCGGAGCCGGAGCTTCGCCGTCGGCCTTCTTGGCGGCGGCCGGAGCCGGGCCCTTCTTGGCCGGAGCGCGGCCGCGCGGGGCGCCCTTGCGGTCGTCCTTGCCGGCTTCGCCTTCGGCTTCGGCGAAATCTTCTTCGCGCACGTTGCCGACCTGCGGAGCGGCGGCCTTGCCTTCGAGCACGGCGTCGGCGGCGGCGCGGGCGTACAGCTGCACCGCGCGGATGGCGTCGTCGTTGCCCGGGATGGCGTAGTCGACCAGTTCCGGATCGTAGTTGGTGTCGACCACCGCGATCACCGGGATGCCGAGCTTCTTGGCTTCCTTGATCGCGATGTCTTCATGACCGATGTCGATCACGAACAGCGCGTCGGGCAGACGGTTCATTTCCTTGATGCCGCCCAGCGAGGCTTCCAGCTTGTCGCGCTCGCGGCGCAGGCCCAGCACTTCGTGCTTGACCATCTTCTGGAAGGTGCCGTCGGTTTCGCCGGCTTCCAGTTCCTTCAGGCGCGAGACCGACTGCTTGACGGTGCGGAAGTTGGTCAGGGTGCCGCCGAGCCAGCGCTGGGTCATGAACGGCATGCCGCAACGCTCGGCTTCTTCGCGGATCGACTCGCGCGCCGAACGCTTGGTGCCCAGGAACAGGATGGTGCCGCGCTTCTGCGCGATCGCCGAGATGAAGTTCATCGCGTCGTTGAACAGCGGAACGGTCTTCTCGAGGTTGATGATGTGGATCTTGCCGCGGGCGCCGAAGATGTACGGACCCATCTTGGGATTCCAGTAGCGCGTCTGGTGGCCGAAATGGACGCCGGCTTCCAGCATCTGGCGCATGGTGATCTGGGGCATTGCATTACTCCGAAGGCAGTGGAACCGACGC
This genomic interval carries:
- the pyrH gene encoding UMP kinase; amino-acid sequence: MSQLVYRRVLLKLSGEALMGDEDYGIDPKVIGRLAREVIEVQQAGAEIALVIGGGNIFRGAGLAAGGMDRVTGDQMGMLATVINALAMQDSLEKLGAKVRVMSAIKINDVCEDYIRRRAIRHLEKGRLAIFAAGVGSPFFTTDSGAALRAIEIGADLLLKATKVDGVYDKDPKKHSDAVRFDKLSYDEVITRDLQVMDTAAFALCRDSELPLRIFDMGQPGVLLKILRGENIGTLVQGRG
- a CDS encoding AIM24 family protein, with amino-acid sequence MSIKNLNEFVEASKQKDLSQEAFELESSHLLEVKLNGRVWAKSGSMVAYRGGVKFVRQGMLEQGLGNLLKKAISGEGTQLMKMEGQGRVYIADAGKKITLLRLAGESIFVNGNDVLAYEDGVQSDIKMMRKVSGMMSGGLFNIKLSGSGVVAITSHYEPLTLAVTPDQPVFTDPNATVAWSGGLSPDIVTDISLGTLFGRGSGESIQLKFSGTGWVVVQPYEEVYFQQTS
- the rpsB gene encoding 30S ribosomal protein S2, translated to MPQITMRQMLEAGVHFGHQTRYWNPKMGPYIFGARGKIHIINLEKTVPLFNDAMNFISAIAQKRGTILFLGTKRSARESIREEAERCGMPFMTQRWLGGTLTNFRTVKQSVSRLKELEAGETDGTFQKMVKHEVLGLRRERDKLEASLGGIKEMNRLPDALFVIDIGHEDIAIKEAKKLGIPVIAVVDTNYDPELVDYAIPGNDDAIRAVQLYARAAADAVLEGKAAAPQVGNVREEDFAEAEGEAGKDDRKGAPRGRAPAKKGPAPAAAKKADGEAPAPAAE
- the tsf gene encoding translation elongation factor Ts, translated to MADISASLVKELRERTGAGMMECKKALVENNGDIDAAAEWLRKSGLAKADKKAGRVAAEGRIAVAQDGGKAVLVEINSETDFVAKDANFLTFTETVAQAALSSGAADAEALKAVKLASGETVEETRAAVIAKVGENLQVRRLIQIDSANNVAAYVHGGRIGVLIELKGGDADLARGLAMHVAAMNPPHIKASDVPADFVAKEKEIELAKMSDKDKSKPADILEKIIGGKIAKIVNEVTLYGQPYVLNTDQTVEQVLKAAGADVVSMQRIAVGEGIEKQVDDFAAEVMKQAGLA
- a CDS encoding integron; protein product: MSKRMWTGSMLAVALLAPVAQARAPAAVPVRVGGDEVLDACGSLAQVTGLRADGDGFLAVRAGPGAAYAMLDKLGNGREVYLCDSADGDRWLAIVYPTAPGMKCEVGAPIARKQVYRGPCKAGWVRSAWVVVMAG
- a CDS encoding SH3 domain-containing protein, producing the protein MKTAMRLCLGGAWVLLAASAAAGPPSSTPVGDIGAGSPCESIGEVRGLKLGGDGFLAVRAGPGSEHALLDKLGNGRRVYLCRGEGRWVSVLYPDPGSKDARCLAESADIGKYRGPCKSGWVHWNWIGIIAG